The sequence below is a genomic window from Halosolutus gelatinilyticus.
GCGAGGCAGCCGAGTTGCTGCTCGAAACCCGGAACGTCGTCGACACGGCGCAGTTGCTGACGTGCGTTCCCGAGCGACGGACCGTCACGAGCACCCGCAAGTAAGCCCGGTTTGGCCCGCCGTCTGTGGTTCGATACCCGACAGTAGTTCGTCGAAATCGTTGGATCGGCCGGTTCGCGGGCGACTCTCGCCGCCACAGACCATACTCCCTTTTGACTAACAAGCAGGTGACGGGTTTGTGATTATCGGTCTTGACCCATGACAGGTGAGTATGGAACGTGACGACCAGTTCTCCCGACGACGCGTACTGCAGTTCACAGGTGCTGCCGCTGTGACCACGGCTATCGCCGGTTGTTCCGACGGCGGTGGCGGTCCCGGCGACAACGAGTCCGGTGACAACCAATCCGGCGATAACGAGTCCGGTGACAACGAGTCCGGCGGCAACGAAACCGAAGATAACGAAACCGGAGGTAACGAGAGCGAAGGCGGCGGCGGCAGTAGCGAACTGATCGAGTCCGGAACGGAGATCGAACTCGGTGGCGAGGTCCAGGGATGGCAGGGACAAGCACCCGATCAGATCGCCGACCAGACGAATCCGACGCTCGTCCTGCAGGAAGGCGAGTCGTACGACATCACCTGGGAGAACCTCGACGGCCAGGGTCACAACATCGAGATCCGCAACGACAACGACGAAGTCGTCGACGACTACTCGACCGAGATCATGGATCAGCAAGGCGAGACCCAGACGCTCACGGTCGACGAGGTCACAAGCGAGATGACCCAGTACGTCTGCCAGCCCCACGAGGGGACGATGAACGGCGAGATCCAGGTCGAAAGCGGCGGTGGCGGCGGAGCGGGCAACGAATCCGGAGGTAACGAAACCGAGGGTAACGAATCCGGAGGCAACGAATCCGAAGGGAACGAGTCTGGAGGCAACGAATCCGGAGACAGCGAATCCGAGGACGGCGGGTCCGGAGATACCGAGACCGAATAACCCGCCCACGGTCGCCAGTCGATCCCGATCGAGTCGACGCGCGGTGATCGCACCGACGCCGTGACAATCACACTCCTTCCGTTCGTACCGCATCCCGGATAGCCGCCGGTGTCGCGGCTCCGATCGGACACCGGCGTTGCGATCGGCGGGTCGGATCGCGATCGACGATCCGGAAACGACGCCGCGCGCTCGAACGGTTCCGGAATCGGCGAAAAGGAACGGTGCGGAGGTCGCGGGACCGACTTCGCGGCCGCCCTCGCTACCGCTGGAGGCCGAACGACACGTGAACCGTCGTACGGTACTGATCGATCTCTCCGTTCTCGACGTCCGCCGTCTGTGAGACGATCTCGATGCCGCTGATGTTTTCGAGCGTCTCGTCGGCGTCCGCCAGCGCGTTCTGAGCGGCGTCCTCCCACGATTCTGACGAGTTCCCAACGAGTTCGATTACTTTGACTGTCATAGGTGAGGTCCGTAAGAACGGCCACCGCGAGCCACGATAGTAATTGGCCCGACATTTGCTGCCCGGTATCGATCAGCGGTCGTGAGGGCCGGATCGGCGAGACGAATCACGCTGAAGACGACGGCCCCGCATCGAGAACGGCGGACCGGTCGGAAGCGGTCGCGGGGAGACGCGTCAGTAGATGAGTTCGTCGTCGTTCTCGACCATGTACAGCGTCCTGGCAGCGATGTTGACCGAGTGGTCGCCGATCCGTTCGAGATCCCGGATCGTCAGCAACAGTCGCGAGACGTCCTGGAGGAGCTGTTCGACCTCGTCCGCCGACTCGAGTTCCCGCTCGATCAGGTCGCGAACGACGATCTCGCTCGCTCTCTCGGCGAACCGATCGACGTCGTCGTCCCTGGTGGCGAGCTTCCGACAGGCGTCGGCGTCTTCGGCGTCGTAGGCGCGCATCGCATCCTCGATCATCTCGAGGGTCATGTCGCCCATCTCCTGGACGTCGACGTCGGGGAAGAGGTTGCGCCGGGAGTCGAGGGTGTACTCGCCGAGGTTGGTGGCGAGGTCGCCGATCCGCTCCAAGTCGGTGATGATCTTGAACGACGCGGCGATAAAGCGCAAGTCGCTCGCGACCGGCTGCTGGAGCGCGAACAGCTCGATACACTCCTGTTCGAGATCGAGGTACATCTGGTTGACCTCGCTGTCGCCCTCGATCACCTCGCGGGCGAGCACCTCGTCTTTCTGCTCTAACGCGTCGAGCCCCATCCGAAGTCGTTCCATGACGACTTCGCTCATGTAGAGAACGTCCTCGCGGAGTTCCACGAGTTTCTCCTGGTACGATTTTCTGGCCATACGTCAGCAACCTCTTTCAGCACTGATGAACCTTGCGCTCACTCCGATTTTTCGAGACGATCGGTCCGAAATCGCGACGACCGACGGACGATCGATGCACCAGGCTTCGCGACGGCTGCTGATCGCAAATCACGGGATCTATCGCGCCTGAGTAGCGGAAAGAATTACGTTCCTCTCGAACGGATTCTAGCGGACGATGCGCGCGAGGGACCCGTCGACGTGGTTGCCCGATCGGCCGCCGACCTGGTGGGACGTCGTGCCGGCGCTTCTCGCGATCGCCTGGATCCGCTCAACGTGGATTCCGCTGGGGAACTCCGGTGGCCCTGGCTGGTCATCGGATTCGTCGGGAGCGCGGTCGCCTGGGTCCGGCCGCGAACACGTCGACCGGACGCCGACTCGGGGCGTGGTATCGAGCGATCGGTTACGCCGGACGAATCACCGTCGTCGCCTGTTTGCTGATCGCACTGGCGATCGCGATCCGCGTCGCCACGAAATTCGTCAGTCTCTCGCTGTCGCACGCGAAGAGCTTCGCTGCTGGTGCGTTCCTCGCGGGTCTCGTTCTCATCGTCGCACACCTCGCGTCGTGGCGGGAGATCGACGGCTGGAGGGCTGACGAGTCGGCGGACGCGCGATAACCGGCTCGAATTGGGCGAGAAAACGAGAGAACCAGACTGAGACGAAACCGGTGATAAGCGGAACGAAAGCCGATGGGACTACCCGAACTTACCGGTGATGTAGTCTTCGACCCGCTCGCTCTCGGGATTCTCGAAGATCTTGGCGGTATCGTCGAACTCGACGAGTTCGCCGCCGGTGAGGAAGACGGCCGTCTTATCGGAGATGCGGGCCGCCTGCTGCATGTTGTGCGTGACGATCACAACCGTGTACTCCTCGGCGAGGTCCTCGATCAGGTCCTCGATCTTCGAGGTGGCGACGGGGTCGAGCGCCGACGCCGGCTCGTCCATCAGGATGACTTCCGGGTCGGGCGCGATCGCGCGAGCGATACAGAGGCGCTGTTGCTGGCCGCCGGAGAGATCCAGCCCGCTGGAGTCGAGCTGGTCCTCGACTTCGTCGAGCAGGGCGGCCCGCTCCAGGGCGGTGTGGACCTTCTCGTCGACGTCGTTGTCTTTCCCCTGGACCTTCAGCCCGTAGGCGACGTTGTCGTAGATCGACTTCGGGAACGGATTGGGCGACTGGAAAACCATCCCGATCTTGCGCCGCAGCGCGACGGCGTCGACGTCCTCGTCGTAGACGTTCTTCCCGCGGAAGTACAATTCGCCGTCGACGCGGGCGATGTCGATGAGGTCGTTCATCCGGTTGATCGACCGCAGGAACGTCGACTTGCCGCAGCCCGAGGGGCCGATCAGCGCCGTCACCTGCTTCTCCGGGATCTCCATGTCGATCCCGTGGAGCGCCTGATCGTCGCCGTAGTAGACGTCCAGGTCGCGCGCTTCGATAAGCGTCCGATCGACGACCGCTTCCGGTCCCGCGTCGTCGGCTCGGTCCGCGAGGCCGTCGGTTCCCGGCGTCGGGCTGGTCCGCTGATCGTCGGTCTGTTCCGCCTCTGGGGAAGTCATAGCGTCTTGTGTCATTGTCCGTTCCTCCGCTGATATCTGTTCCGGATAACGATCGCGATCGAGTTGATCGACAGCAGGATCACCAAAAGCGTCACCACGCCGGCCGCGACGACGCCGTATTGGAACTCCATCTCGGGTAGGTCGGCCCACGTGAAGATCTGCATGGGCATGGCGCTGATCTTGCTGAACAGGCTGTTGGGAACGCCGAACACCGCCGTCGGCGCGCCGATCATGATCAGCGGCGCGGTCTCGCCGATCGCGCGGCCGAGCGCCAGGATGGTCCCAGTTAGGATGCCCGGCATCGCGCGCGGCAGGACGACGTTGCGAATCGTCTGCCACTTTGTCGCGCCCATGCCGTAACTGGCCTGGCGCTGGGAGTCCGGCACCGATCGGATCGCCTCCTGGGCCGAGATGATGACGATCGGCAGGATGAGAAGCGAGACGGTGAAACCGGCGACCAGCAGCGTCCCGAAGCCGAGGTTGAGCAGGCTCACGAACAGGCCGAGTCCGAGCAGCCCGTAGACGACCGAGGGGACGCCGGCCAGGTTGGCGATATTCAGCTGGATGAACCGCGTGAGCGGGCCGTCGCTCGCGTACTCCTCCAGGTAGATCGCCGCGCCGACGCCCAGCGGGAACGTGATGAGCGCGATCAATAGCATGAGCGCCACCGACCCGACGATCGCCGGGAAGAAGCCGGCGTCGTCCGGGTCGCTGAAGCTCGGCGGGTTCGTGAGGAACTCCCAGTTGATCCACGGACCGTATTCGGGGTCGAACAGGCTGAGCGCGTCCACCAGGACGTTCGCCAGCAGGGCGGCGAGCGCGACGATGCCGAGCAGCGCTGCGGCGAGGGTGAGCCACCGGAACGCGACGTCCTTCGCGCGACTCACCTGCCCGAACGCGGGTTCGGAGGCGTCGGTCGGATCCGACCGATCGGTTTCGGTCGACATCAGCGGTACACCTCCCGGTACCGCGAGGAGACCCACTCGCTGATCAGGTTCATCGCGAACGTGATGACGAACAGCGTCAGCCCGACGGCGAAGAGGCTCTTATACTCGGTCGACTCGCCGATGACGTCGCTGGCCCCGATCTGGACCATCGCGGCGGTCATCGTCTGGACCGACTCGAGGAACATTCCGCCTGGATCGGTGAGATCGGCCATGCGCGGGGTCTGACCCGCGGCGATCGCGACGATCATCGTCTCGCCGATCGCCCGCGAGAGCGCGAGGATGTACGACGAGAGGATGCCCGACAGCGCCGCCGGCACGACCACGGAGGTCGAGACGGTGAACTTCGTCGCGCCCAGTCCGTAGCTGGCCTGGCGCAGCGAGTCCGGCACCGCGCTCATCGCGTCCTCGCTGATCGAGGAGACCATCGGAATGGTCATGATGCCGACCATGATCGACGCCGAGAGCGCGTTGAAGGTCCCGATCGGGACGATCCGGTCGAGCGCGGGCGTGACGTACACCAGCGCGAAGTAGCCGTAGACGACGGTCGGGACGCCCGCGAGAACTTCTAGCGCGGGTTTGAGGTAGGCCCGCCGGCGATCGGAGGCGTACTCGCTCAGGTAGATCGCGGTCAGCAGGCCGATCGGCAGCGCGATCGCGGCCGATCCGAACGTGATGATCAGCGTGCCGGAGATCAGCGGCCAGACGCCGTAGACCTCGTTCGCGGGCGTCCACTGCGTTCCCGTGAAGAACTCGACCGGGGAGACGACCGCGAAGAAGTCGACGGCGTCGTACAGCAGCGTCACGACGATCGCGACGGTCGTGAGGATCGACAGGAACGCACAGAGCGCGAACAGCGCCTTGAACGCCGCGCCTCGGGCCGATCGCACGTTATCGCGAGCGAAGTCGGGCGCGCTCATTCGTCGGTCACCTCGTCGATCGTGGTCTCGAGTTTCTCGAGATTCTCGTCGCGGACTTCCTCGGTGACCGGCACGTAGCCGACCTCGTTGACCATATCGGTCGCCGACTGTTCGAGGTAGAATTCGACGAAGTCCTGTACCTCCGGCCGTTCGAGCGCCTGTTTCGCGGCGTAGATGAACAGCGGCCGCGAGAGCGGCGTGTACTCGCCTTGCTTCGCCGTTTCGATCGACGGCTCGACGCAGCCGTTGCCGTCGTCGATCGCGACGGCCTTGATCTGGTTCGGATTCTCGTCGTAGTAGGCGAACCCGAAGTAGCCGATCGCGTACGGGTTGCCCTGGACGCCCTGTACGATCGTTCGATCGCGCTCGGTGGCGTGGTACTGAGTGCGGTGCGAGCCCTCCTCGCCGATGATCGCCTCGCTGAAGTAGTCGTACGTCCCGGACGTCGAGTCGGCGCCGAAGAACTCGAACGGTTGATCCGGCCAGTCGTCGCGAACGTCGCTCCAGCGCCTGGCGCCCCCCTCGAGCCAGATCTCTCGCAGTTCCTCGACCGTGAGACAGTCGACCCAGTTGGCTTCCGGGCTGACGACGACGGTCAGCGCGTCGGTCGCGATCTGGAATTCGACCGGTTCGATCCCGTTCTCACTGCACTGTTCGACCTCGGCGTCGGCGATCTCGCGGCTGGCGTTGTTGATATCCGTCATGCCCGGGCAGAAGAAGTTCGAGAAGCCGCCGCCGGTCCCCGTCTGACTGATCGAGACGGTTATGTCCTCCCGTTTCTTGGAGAACTCGGACGCGACCACTTCCGTGATGGGGAACACCGTAGAACTCCCGGCGATGTTTACTTCCCTAGCCTGCCCCGCCATCGTCCTGGCACAGCCCGACAGCCCGGCCGTGGCGGCGACGGCTGTCCCGGCCAAAAAATGCCGCCGTCCGAGACGAGCCGGCGGTGGTCCAGTGGGGTCTCTCGACATCATTCGTGAATCGCCAGCAGCCGAATAAGTACCCTACTATGATAGATATATAGACGTATGTAGATCGCCGTCGATCGACGATCTTCACGGCGATATCGAACCCGCCCCGAAACGGAGGAGAGGAGCCGTGTACGCCCCAGTTTCGGTTTCGAGGGTGATGACTCGAGCCGAGTGCCGCCGCGCGACGATCGGAACCGCTCGTAGTATATAGAATCGACTAGACGACGTGAGAGTCCGTTTTCTCGTGAGACCGGGCGCCGATCGACGCGCCGATCGAGAGGAGCCGCGCGAGGATCGGTCGCGGGGCGAGCAACCGTGGGCCGTGTTCTTCTCCCGCATCCGCGGATCCGAGGTTCGATAGCGGATTCGCCGACGCGTCGCCTCGCTCGCCGATCGCGATCAGGTAGCCGGCCGTCTCCGCGCGCCGGACGCGTGCTCGAGCGGCCCAGACTATATAGAATCCCGGGGGGTTCGCGATTCGAGACGTCCCGTCGACTGCTGCGTTCCGAAACGGGCCGAAGCGGCGCGTTGATCGCGCTGTCGCGCCGATCGCGCGCTCTATAGGTGAGAGGATATTTATATTCTCGCGGTCGAACGATCGAGATATGGAAACGCGCAAGGTCCAGGTGACGGGCGGCTCGACCTACACCGTCTCGTTGCCCAAGACCTGGGCGACCGAAAACGACGTCAGCGCCGGAACGACGGTCGCGTTCTACCCCGAGGACAACTCGTTGCTGTTGACGCCCAGAACCGACGGCGATCGCCAGGAGGGGACGCTCGACATCTCGAATCTCGAAGGCGAGCGGCTCACCCGCGCCGTGATGACGATGTACGTCAGCGGGTTCGACATCATCCGCCTCGAGGCCAGTCGCATCACGACCGACCAGCGAAGCGCGATTCGGAACGCGACCCAGGGGCTCGTCGGCGTCGAAGTGCTCGAGGAGACCACCGACAGCGTGGTCATCCAGGACCTGCTCGACTCGTCGGAACTGTCGATCGTCAACGCGGTCTCCCGGATGCGACTGATCGCCCAGTCGATGCTCGAGGACGCCGTCACCGCGCTCGTCGAGAACGACGACGACATGGCGCGGGACGTCATCGAGCGCGACGACGACGTCGATCGGCTCTGGCTCGTCGTCTCCCGGATCTTCCGGGCGACGCTGCGATCCCCGCGCGCGGCCGAAGAACTCGGCGTCCCGCGGGAGGATTGCTTCGACTACCACTCGAGCGCGCGCCAACTCGAGCGGGTCGCGGATCACGCCGCCAAGATCAGCAACCTCGCGCTGAAAATCGAGGAGATCCCCGAGGACGTCGCCGAGGCGCTCGTCTCCCTGCATGCGGACGCCTTCGACATCCTCGAGAAGTCGATGGACGCGCTGTTCGCCGACGAGACCGACGAGGAGAACCGGCTCGGCCACGCCGCTCGCGAGGCCGTCCTCGACATCGACCAGCACACGCGGACGATCGACGACATGCTTCGCGAGCTCGATCCCGTCCAGGCCCAGTCGCTCGGGCTGATCGTCGACTCCCTCTCGCGGAGCGCCGACTACGGCGGCAACATCGCCGAAACCGCGCTCCAGAAGGCGGCACCGCGCCCCTGAGCACCGGTTCGAGATCCGAGCGCGAAGACCGATCGCCGCGATCGCCCTCGTCGCCCCCTCGAATCCGACGGCTGGTGCGTGCTCCGTACCGATACCTACCGTCTCGAACGGCTCAATAGACGAATTATAACGGCTTACGTATCGTTCGTCACGAACCGCGGTATGGACCGGGCCGCTGATACCGTCCGATCGGACGACTGCCACCTGGCCGCCGCTCGCCGAATCCTCCGCACGGAACGTCGGTGGACGGTCGACGAAAAGAGCGCATTCGAGACGTTCCGCGAGCGGCTGCGATCGGTTCCGACGGCTCCGTCTC
It includes:
- a CDS encoding cupredoxin domain-containing protein; translated protein: MTTAIAGCSDGGGGPGDNESGDNQSGDNESGDNESGGNETEDNETGGNESEGGGGSSELIESGTEIELGGEVQGWQGQAPDQIADQTNPTLVLQEGESYDITWENLDGQGHNIEIRNDNDEVVDDYSTEIMDQQGETQTLTVDEVTSEMTQYVCQPHEGTMNGEIQVESGGGGGAGNESGGNETEGNESGGNESEGNESGGNESGDSESEDGGSGDTETE
- a CDS encoding dodecin family protein, whose translation is MTVKVIELVGNSSESWEDAAQNALADADETLENISGIEIVSQTADVENGEIDQYRTTVHVSFGLQR
- the phoU gene encoding phosphate signaling complex protein PhoU; translated protein: MARKSYQEKLVELREDVLYMSEVVMERLRMGLDALEQKDEVLAREVIEGDSEVNQMYLDLEQECIELFALQQPVASDLRFIAASFKIITDLERIGDLATNLGEYTLDSRRNLFPDVDVQEMGDMTLEMIEDAMRAYDAEDADACRKLATRDDDVDRFAERASEIVVRDLIERELESADEVEQLLQDVSRLLLTIRDLERIGDHSVNIAARTLYMVENDDELIY
- the pstB gene encoding phosphate ABC transporter ATP-binding protein PstB, whose translation is MTQDAMTSPEAEQTDDQRTSPTPGTDGLADRADDAGPEAVVDRTLIEARDLDVYYGDDQALHGIDMEIPEKQVTALIGPSGCGKSTFLRSINRMNDLIDIARVDGELYFRGKNVYDEDVDAVALRRKIGMVFQSPNPFPKSIYDNVAYGLKVQGKDNDVDEKVHTALERAALLDEVEDQLDSSGLDLSGGQQQRLCIARAIAPDPEVILMDEPASALDPVATSKIEDLIEDLAEEYTVVIVTHNMQQAARISDKTAVFLTGGELVEFDDTAKIFENPESERVEDYITGKFG
- the pstA gene encoding phosphate ABC transporter permease PstA, whose amino-acid sequence is MSTETDRSDPTDASEPAFGQVSRAKDVAFRWLTLAAALLGIVALAALLANVLVDALSLFDPEYGPWINWEFLTNPPSFSDPDDAGFFPAIVGSVALMLLIALITFPLGVGAAIYLEEYASDGPLTRFIQLNIANLAGVPSVVYGLLGLGLFVSLLNLGFGTLLVAGFTVSLLILPIVIISAQEAIRSVPDSQRQASYGMGATKWQTIRNVVLPRAMPGILTGTILALGRAIGETAPLIMIGAPTAVFGVPNSLFSKISAMPMQIFTWADLPEMEFQYGVVAAGVVTLLVILLSINSIAIVIRNRYQRRNGQ
- the pstC gene encoding phosphate ABC transporter permease subunit PstC — encoded protein: MSAPDFARDNVRSARGAAFKALFALCAFLSILTTVAIVVTLLYDAVDFFAVVSPVEFFTGTQWTPANEVYGVWPLISGTLIITFGSAAIALPIGLLTAIYLSEYASDRRRAYLKPALEVLAGVPTVVYGYFALVYVTPALDRIVPIGTFNALSASIMVGIMTIPMVSSISEDAMSAVPDSLRQASYGLGATKFTVSTSVVVPAALSGILSSYILALSRAIGETMIVAIAAGQTPRMADLTDPGGMFLESVQTMTAAMVQIGASDVIGESTEYKSLFAVGLTLFVITFAMNLISEWVSSRYREVYR
- a CDS encoding PstS family phosphate ABC transporter substrate-binding protein; the encoded protein is MSRDPTGPPPARLGRRHFLAGTAVAATAGLSGCARTMAGQAREVNIAGSSTVFPITEVVASEFSKKREDITVSISQTGTGGGFSNFFCPGMTDINNASREIADAEVEQCSENGIEPVEFQIATDALTVVVSPEANWVDCLTVEELREIWLEGGARRWSDVRDDWPDQPFEFFGADSTSGTYDYFSEAIIGEEGSHRTQYHATERDRTIVQGVQGNPYAIGYFGFAYYDENPNQIKAVAIDDGNGCVEPSIETAKQGEYTPLSRPLFIYAAKQALERPEVQDFVEFYLEQSATDMVNEVGYVPVTEEVRDENLEKLETTIDEVTDE
- a CDS encoding phosphate signaling complex PhoU family protein, whose translation is METRKVQVTGGSTYTVSLPKTWATENDVSAGTTVAFYPEDNSLLLTPRTDGDRQEGTLDISNLEGERLTRAVMTMYVSGFDIIRLEASRITTDQRSAIRNATQGLVGVEVLEETTDSVVIQDLLDSSELSIVNAVSRMRLIAQSMLEDAVTALVENDDDMARDVIERDDDVDRLWLVVSRIFRATLRSPRAAEELGVPREDCFDYHSSARQLERVADHAAKISNLALKIEEIPEDVAEALVSLHADAFDILEKSMDALFADETDEENRLGHAAREAVLDIDQHTRTIDDMLRELDPVQAQSLGLIVDSLSRSADYGGNIAETALQKAAPRP